A DNA window from Clostridia bacterium contains the following coding sequences:
- a CDS encoding branched-chain amino acid ABC transporter permease, with protein MRDNGQRQTISLIAFAAVGLVLPLAMKARFAQHILIMVALYAALGEAWNIMAGYAGMVSIGQAAFFGLGAYVSAFLFVEYNVNPWIGFVASGLVTAAFGTLVGLPFSRLRGRYFAIGTIALGQMIKVVFENWQRVGAATGLMLPLVDEGIVSFQFHTTKLPYYYIAFAMLLAVMAFMRVMERSRMGYYFKAIRENEDVASGLGVNKTAYKLIAIAVSAGVTGMCGAFLAQYSLYVEPEYMFNHTISVTIALIAVFGGAGSIAGPILGAAILIPMSELTRAWLGSGGTGIDLMIYGAFIVLMCVYEPEGLMGIVQRANRKMIVRRERRGSTRCPNS; from the coding sequence ATGCGCGACAACGGTCAAAGACAGACAATCAGCCTGATCGCCTTCGCGGCCGTGGGCCTGGTTCTGCCGCTTGCGATGAAAGCTCGCTTTGCTCAGCACATACTCATCATGGTTGCGCTGTATGCTGCACTCGGAGAAGCGTGGAACATTATGGCGGGATACGCAGGCATGGTGTCCATAGGGCAGGCGGCCTTCTTCGGCCTTGGCGCCTATGTATCCGCATTCCTGTTCGTAGAGTACAACGTGAATCCGTGGATCGGGTTCGTGGCCTCAGGACTTGTGACCGCAGCTTTCGGAACACTGGTGGGGCTGCCATTCTCTCGTCTGCGCGGCAGGTACTTCGCCATCGGCACCATCGCGCTCGGCCAGATGATCAAGGTGGTGTTCGAGAACTGGCAGCGCGTGGGCGCGGCCACAGGGCTGATGCTGCCGCTCGTGGACGAAGGCATCGTCAGCTTCCAGTTTCACACCACCAAACTCCCGTACTACTACATTGCCTTCGCGATGCTGCTTGCTGTTATGGCTTTCATGCGCGTAATGGAGCGATCCAGGATGGGCTACTACTTCAAAGCCATTCGGGAGAATGAAGACGTTGCCAGCGGTCTCGGAGTGAATAAGACAGCATACAAGCTCATCGCGATCGCCGTGAGCGCCGGCGTCACGGGGATGTGCGGCGCCTTCCTCGCGCAGTACAGCCTGTATGTCGAACCCGAGTACATGTTCAACCACACGATCTCAGTGACCATCGCGTTGATCGCCGTGTTCGGGGGCGCGGGCAGTATAGCGGGGCCCATACTCGGGGCTGCGATCCTGATCCCCATGTCAGAGCTCACGCGTGCGTGGCTCGGGTCCGGCGGAACGGGAATAGATCTGATGATATACGGCGCCTTCATAGTGTTGATGTGCGTGTATGAGCCGGAGGGGCTGATGGGAATAGTGCAGCGGGCCAACCGAAAGATGATCGTTCGGCGTGAGAGGAGGGGTTCGACTCGATGTCCGAACTCGTAG
- a CDS encoding ABC transporter ATP-binding protein, which produces MSELVVTGLTKRFGGLVALNDVSFSVKNGEILGLIGPNGAGKTTLFNCLTGFLKTDGGSVEFDGRNITNWSPNRICSLGMARTFQVVQVLQGMTVLENAMVGAYLRDGRTSGAQRRAAQVLDRVGMSDKAGMAAVNLTLPAKKRLEVAMCLATDPKVLMLDESMAGLTPTEIQESSRMIRTLRDEGIALVVVEHVMEAIMPIADRVMVLDSGHKIAEGAPAEIVRNPRVVSAYLGDKYAERIKC; this is translated from the coding sequence ATGTCCGAACTCGTAGTAACCGGCCTAACCAAGCGATTCGGAGGCCTAGTGGCGCTGAATGATGTTTCGTTCTCCGTTAAGAACGGAGAGATCCTCGGGCTGATCGGCCCCAACGGCGCCGGGAAGACTACGCTGTTCAACTGTCTCACCGGGTTCCTGAAAACAGACGGTGGCTCTGTGGAGTTCGACGGGCGCAACATCACGAATTGGAGCCCAAACAGGATCTGCAGCCTGGGCATGGCAAGAACCTTTCAGGTGGTCCAGGTGCTGCAGGGCATGACAGTCCTGGAGAATGCCATGGTCGGCGCCTACCTCCGAGACGGACGGACCTCTGGCGCCCAGCGGCGTGCGGCCCAGGTGCTCGACCGCGTTGGCATGAGCGACAAGGCGGGAATGGCAGCTGTCAACCTGACCCTGCCTGCGAAGAAACGCCTCGAAGTGGCCATGTGCCTTGCCACTGACCCAAAGGTGCTCATGCTCGATGAGTCCATGGCTGGGCTGACGCCCACGGAGATCCAGGAGTCATCACGAATGATACGTACTCTGCGCGATGAGGGAATTGCGCTTGTGGTGGTTGAGCACGTCATGGAAGCCATCATGCCCATAGCCGACCGGGTTATGGTGCTGGATTCAGGGCACAAAATCGCCGAAGGCGCACCTGCTGAGATCGTTAGAAATCCGCGGGTCGTGTCGGCTTACCTGGGTGATAAATATGCTGAACGTATCAAGTGTTAG
- a CDS encoding ABC transporter ATP-binding protein: MLNVSSVSAGYGGVPALADVSLHIEQGEIVALVGSNGTGKSTLARVISGLVKPTSGTIEFRGQRIDRMPPHEIVKLGLVHVPEGRHVFGKLTVAENLMLGAYTMSQEAEIHRRMEFVCGLFPLLEERKTQKAGSLSGGQQQMLALGRGLMANPRLLILDEPSLGLMPKLVEELFESIRSVSREGITVLLIEQRVLEALELCSRGYVIQNGRIVLEGPGSELIESDMVRKAYLGM; the protein is encoded by the coding sequence ATGCTGAACGTATCAAGTGTTAGCGCGGGTTATGGCGGGGTGCCGGCGCTCGCCGATGTGTCGCTGCACATCGAGCAAGGGGAGATCGTGGCGCTCGTCGGATCCAACGGGACTGGTAAGTCCACCCTTGCACGGGTGATATCCGGCCTAGTCAAACCGACGTCCGGAACCATAGAATTCCGCGGCCAGCGTATTGACAGAATGCCGCCCCACGAGATAGTCAAGCTTGGACTGGTGCATGTTCCCGAGGGAAGGCACGTCTTTGGCAAACTCACTGTCGCTGAGAATCTCATGCTTGGAGCATACACCATGTCTCAAGAGGCGGAGATCCATAGGCGGATGGAGTTTGTATGCGGCCTGTTCCCTCTACTCGAGGAACGGAAGACCCAGAAGGCGGGGAGCCTGAGCGGAGGGCAGCAGCAAATGCTGGCCCTTGGCAGAGGCCTGATGGCCAATCCGAGGCTCCTCATACTCGACGAGCCTTCTCTCGGTCTCATGCCCAAACTGGTTGAGGAACTGTTTGAGTCTATCCGGAGCGTGAGTCGTGAAGGAATAACCGTACTCCTGATAGAGCAGAGGGTGCTCGAGGCCCTCGAGCTTTGTAGCAGAGGGTACGTGATCCAGAACGGTAGGATCGTGCTGGAGGGACCGGGGTCCGAACTGATAGAGAGCGACATGGTTCGCAAGGCCTATCTGGGCATGTGA